The proteins below are encoded in one region of Lactuca sativa cultivar Salinas chromosome 3, Lsat_Salinas_v11, whole genome shotgun sequence:
- the LOC111911893 gene encoding uncharacterized protein LOC111911893: MAKRQVVEAFDRTIQDITGVALPFDGKIMVLGGDFRQVLSVVRRGTRAQYYQQKMIVMELKKQWTEVLFTSQMIWYESDYIISWTILSTKNDSVDAINDYMIDRFHGEERIYYSVNEAIDDKNGFYPLEFLNSISVSGLPPHYLRLKLGCAIISNSCWSICWKMIFLPKIPLCPSDDDMFPIKLKRKQFPIRLCFAMTINKAQGQTTPNVGIYLPDPIFSHGHLYGALSKGVSRCNTKVLVKSNKNSKGDGVYTTNVVYKEVLHD, translated from the exons ATGGCAAAGCGACAAGTGGTGGAGGCGTTTGATCGGACAATACAAGATATCACTGGGGTGGCACTCCCTTTTGATGGAAAGATAATGGTTTTGGGAGGCGATTTCAGGCAAGTATTGTCAGTCGTAAGACGTGGGACACGGGCACAATACTATCAACAAAAAATGATAGTGATGGAGTTGAAGAAACAGTGGACAGAAGTTTTATTCACATCCCAGATGATATG GTATGAATCAGATTATATAATATCGTGGACAATACTATCAACAAAAAATGATAGTGTCGATGCGATTAACGATTACATGATCGATCGATTTCACGGAGAAGAGAGAATCTACTATAGTGTCAATGAAGCCATAGATGATAAAAATGGATTCTATCCGTTGGAATTCTTAAACTCGATTAGTGTTAGTGGTTTACCTCCGCATTATCTTCGATTAAAACTTGGATGCGCGATAATATC AAATAGTTGTTGGTCAATATGCTGGAAAATGATATTTTTGCCTAAGATTCCTTTATGTCCATCTGATGATGATATGTTCCCAATCAAGCTGAAGAGGAAACAATTTCCTATTCGATTGTGCTTTGCAATGACAATCAACAAAGCTCAGGGACAAACAACTCCAAATGTAGGTATCTATCTTCCAGACCCAATATTCTCGCATGGACATCTTTATGGTGCATTGTCCAAAGGGGTTTCACGTTGCAATACAAAAGTATTAGTGAAGTCTAACAAAAATTCAAAAGGTGATGGGGTTTATACAACAAATGTGGTGTATAAAGAAGTATTACACGATTAA